Proteins from a genomic interval of Caulobacter sp. NIBR1757:
- a CDS encoding MFS transporter — MTRPFGQRYAFVAVGVVFLCLMAAAGLRSAPGVLIQPLEQAFGWDRGVISLGAAVGIFLYGLTGPFAAALMNSFGVRRTLTLALLLMSGSVALSLLMTQAWQFVATWGVMAGLGSGAVAMVLGATVVNRWFVSHRGLMLGVVSASAASGSLVFLPAMASLAQSGGWQPVAIVIALATGALAPVAWLLLPERPSDIGQTRYGAGPGDSPPQPLPARQALTGAFTALGRAAKTQTFWLLFGSFFVCGLTTNGLVGVHMISLCVDYGLPEVRAAGLLALMGIFDLIGTTASGWLTDRYDPRKLLFVYYALRGLSLIALPFLQFDLFSLTLFAVFYGLDWIATVPPTVKLANEAFGDQDGPIVFGWIAAGHQLGAASAAFGAGTWRAAQGRYLEAFVIAGVAALTAAAASLLVRRMTTAPAC, encoded by the coding sequence ATGACTCGCCCCTTTGGCCAGCGCTACGCCTTCGTCGCCGTCGGCGTCGTCTTCCTCTGCCTGATGGCCGCCGCCGGCCTGCGCTCGGCGCCGGGGGTGCTGATCCAGCCGCTTGAGCAGGCCTTCGGCTGGGACCGGGGCGTCATCTCGCTGGGCGCCGCCGTCGGCATCTTCCTCTATGGCCTGACCGGACCCTTCGCGGCGGCGCTGATGAACAGCTTCGGGGTGCGGCGGACCCTGACCCTGGCGCTGCTGCTGATGAGCGGCTCGGTCGCCCTCAGCCTGTTGATGACCCAGGCCTGGCAGTTCGTCGCCACCTGGGGGGTCATGGCGGGCCTCGGCAGCGGCGCGGTGGCCATGGTGCTGGGCGCGACGGTGGTCAATCGCTGGTTCGTCAGCCATCGAGGCCTGATGCTGGGCGTCGTCAGCGCCTCGGCGGCGTCCGGCAGCCTGGTCTTCCTGCCGGCCATGGCGTCCCTGGCCCAGAGCGGCGGCTGGCAGCCGGTGGCCATCGTCATCGCCCTGGCCACCGGCGCCCTGGCCCCGGTCGCCTGGCTGCTGCTCCCCGAACGCCCCTCGGACATCGGCCAGACGCGCTACGGGGCCGGCCCGGGCGATTCCCCGCCACAGCCCCTGCCCGCCCGCCAGGCCCTGACCGGCGCCTTTACCGCGCTCGGCCGGGCGGCGAAGACCCAGACCTTCTGGCTGCTGTTCGGCTCCTTCTTCGTCTGCGGCCTGACCACCAACGGCCTGGTCGGCGTCCATATGATCTCACTCTGTGTCGACTACGGCCTGCCGGAAGTGCGGGCCGCCGGTCTGCTGGCCCTGATGGGGATCTTCGACCTCATCGGCACCACGGCGTCAGGATGGCTGACCGACCGCTACGACCCCCGCAAGCTGTTGTTCGTCTACTACGCCCTGCGCGGCCTCTCGCTGATCGCCCTGCCCTTCCTGCAGTTCGACCTGTTCAGCCTGACCCTCTTCGCGGTTTTCTACGGCCTCGACTGGATCGCCACCGTGCCGCCAACGGTCAAGCTGGCCAACGAGGCCTTCGGCGACCAGGACGGCCCTATCGTCTTCGGCTGGATCGCGGCCGGCCACCAGCTGGGCGCGGCCAGCGCCGCCTTCGGGGCCGGCACCTGGCGCGCGGCCCAGGGACGCTACCTGGAAGCCTTCGTCATCGCCGGGGTCGCCGCCCTGACGGCCGCGGCGGCCTCGCTGCTGGTGCGGCGGATGACGACCGCGCCAGCCTGCTAG
- a CDS encoding PhoH family protein → MTKRALKRVAREGAFDAGQFGDDGKVRRLPVGSGWSPLGGHGQEDRDQGYLKTIKPKSEGQKALMEAIDSKNLVMALGPAGTGKTYIAIAKAVEALEAGTVGRIVLSRPAVEAGESLGYLPGDVEDKLAPYLRPLYDALSDRLSMKRVKALIAEGLIEIAPVGYMRGRTLNNAFVVIDEAQNCTYVQLKMLLTRLGWHSTMVVTGDPAQSDLLPTLSGLADISEKLESVGNISVVRLADRDIVRHPLVAEMLSVI, encoded by the coding sequence ATGACCAAGCGAGCCCTCAAGCGCGTTGCCCGCGAAGGCGCCTTTGATGCCGGTCAATTCGGAGACGACGGCAAGGTGCGCCGTCTTCCGGTCGGATCCGGCTGGTCGCCACTCGGGGGGCATGGCCAGGAGGACAGGGACCAAGGCTATCTGAAGACAATAAAACCCAAGTCCGAGGGCCAGAAGGCGTTGATGGAAGCCATCGACAGCAAGAACCTGGTCATGGCGCTGGGCCCAGCCGGGACGGGCAAGACCTACATCGCCATCGCCAAGGCCGTCGAGGCGCTGGAGGCCGGGACCGTCGGCCGCATCGTCCTCAGCCGCCCGGCGGTCGAGGCCGGCGAGTCGCTGGGCTACCTGCCCGGCGATGTCGAGGACAAGCTGGCCCCCTACCTGCGCCCCCTCTACGACGCCCTGTCGGACCGCCTGTCGATGAAGCGGGTCAAGGCGCTGATCGCCGAGGGCCTGATCGAGATCGCCCCGGTCGGCTACATGCGCGGCCGCACGCTCAACAACGCCTTCGTGGTCATCGACGAGGCCCAGAACTGCACCTATGTGCAGCTGAAGATGCTGCTGACCCGGCTGGGCTGGCATTCGACCATGGTGGTCACCGGCGACCCGGCCCAGTCGGACCTGCTGCCGACCCTGTCGGGGCTCGCCGACATCTCCGAAAAGCTGGAATCGGTGGGCAACATCTCCGTCGTCCGCCTCGCCGACCGCGACATCGTCCGCCATCCGCTGGTGGCCGAGATGCTCAGCGTCATCTGA
- a CDS encoding gamma carbonic anhydrase family protein translates to MTVYALGDRRPTLPENGEYWIAPSASVMGDVRLKKNASVWWGATCRGDTDTITIGENSNVQDGSVLHADFGVPLTIGANVTVGHLVMLHGCTIGDGTLVGIGSIILNGAKIGRNCLIGANCLITEGKEIPDNSMVMGAPGKVVREIDADRARILEASAHHYVENWKRYVRELTVID, encoded by the coding sequence ATGACTGTTTATGCTTTGGGCGATCGGCGTCCGACTCTGCCTGAAAACGGTGAATACTGGATCGCGCCCAGTGCGTCGGTGATGGGCGACGTGCGGCTCAAGAAGAACGCCAGCGTCTGGTGGGGCGCCACGTGCCGGGGCGACACCGATACCATCACCATCGGTGAGAATTCGAACGTCCAGGACGGCTCTGTTCTTCACGCCGACTTCGGCGTGCCGCTGACTATTGGCGCCAACGTCACGGTCGGCCATCTGGTCATGCTGCACGGCTGCACGATCGGCGACGGCACCCTGGTCGGGATCGGCTCGATTATCCTCAATGGCGCGAAAATTGGTCGCAACTGCCTGATCGGCGCCAATTGCCTGATCACCGAGGGCAAGGAAATTCCCGACAACAGCATGGTCATGGGCGCGCCGGGCAAGGTGGTACGCGAGATCGACGCCGACCGGGCGCGTATCCTCGAGGCCTCGGCCCACCACTATGTCGAGAACTGGAAGCGGTATGTGCGGGAGCTGACCGTCATCGATTGA
- a CDS encoding enoyl-CoA hydratase-related protein, with amino-acid sequence MAYEFIKVDREGPVTIFTLNRPEVMNALHSPAHFELHEAFDAFAADPEQWVGIVTGAGERAFSAGNDLKHQAGGGKMGSPPSGFAGLTSRFDLNKPLIAAVNGIAMGGGFEIALACDIILAADTAVFALPEPKVGLAALAGGLHRLPRTIGVKRAMGMILTARRVSAAEGEQLGFVNAVVPAADLMAEAKKWAAMISECSPMSIRASKEAVMNGLDAPSLESAIKEQFKHPAVAALFKSEDFVEGPMAFAQKRAPQWKGR; translated from the coding sequence ATGGCCTACGAATTCATCAAGGTCGACCGCGAGGGGCCGGTCACCATCTTCACGCTGAACCGGCCGGAGGTGATGAACGCCCTCCATTCGCCGGCCCACTTCGAGCTGCACGAGGCCTTCGACGCCTTCGCCGCCGATCCGGAGCAGTGGGTCGGCATCGTCACCGGGGCGGGCGAGCGCGCCTTCTCGGCCGGCAACGACCTCAAGCACCAGGCCGGCGGCGGCAAGATGGGCAGCCCGCCGTCGGGCTTCGCCGGCCTGACCAGCCGGTTCGACCTCAACAAGCCGCTGATCGCGGCGGTCAACGGCATCGCCATGGGCGGCGGCTTCGAGATCGCCCTGGCCTGCGACATCATCCTGGCCGCCGACACGGCCGTCTTCGCCCTGCCGGAACCGAAGGTCGGCCTCGCCGCCCTGGCCGGCGGCCTGCACCGGCTGCCGCGCACCATCGGCGTCAAGCGGGCCATGGGCATGATCCTCACCGCCCGCCGCGTCTCGGCCGCCGAGGGCGAGCAGCTGGGCTTCGTCAACGCCGTCGTCCCGGCCGCCGACCTGATGGCCGAGGCGAAAAAGTGGGCGGCGATGATCAGCGAATGCAGCCCGATGTCGATCCGCGCCTCCAAGGAAGCGGTGATGAACGGCCTCGACGCCCCGTCGCTGGAATCCGCCATCAAGGAACAGTTCAAGCACCCGGCGGTGGCGGCGCTGTTCAAGTCGGAGGACTTCGTCGAGGGGCCGATGGCGTTTGCGCAGAAACGCGCGCCGCAGTGGAAGGGCCGGTAG
- a CDS encoding Hsp33 family molecular chaperone, with protein MTQSPLPDDLVASFQIEGWPVRGRITRLGAAIHEVLTRHDYPEPVANLLGEACALGALVGSSLKFEGRLIVQAQGDGPVSYVVCDYDTTGQFRGYCRFDPDRVAEVSQGFIRPGALTLLGDGLFIMTVDQGEDMERYQGITQIEGETLALCAEQYFAQSEQTPTRIRLAVGQVDTGEGPTWRAGGLMIQNIASDDARGSTEDVWTRAEALFQTTGEDELVDPTLPSETLLWRLFNEDGVRVFEPHPLKAFCRCSEGRIATVIESFSDEEKAEMVEDDGKIRVTCEYCSRVYAIDPDVAETHPHP; from the coding sequence ATGACCCAATCTCCCCTTCCCGACGACCTCGTCGCCTCGTTCCAGATCGAAGGCTGGCCGGTCCGTGGCCGCATCACCCGTCTCGGCGCCGCGATCCACGAGGTGCTGACCCGCCATGACTATCCCGAGCCGGTCGCCAACCTGCTCGGCGAGGCCTGCGCGCTCGGGGCCCTGGTCGGCTCCAGCCTGAAGTTCGAGGGCCGGCTGATCGTCCAGGCCCAGGGCGACGGCCCGGTCTCCTATGTTGTCTGCGACTACGACACCACCGGCCAGTTCCGCGGCTACTGCCGCTTCGATCCCGACCGCGTCGCCGAGGTCAGCCAGGGCTTCATCCGTCCCGGGGCCCTAACCCTGCTGGGCGATGGCCTGTTCATCATGACGGTGGACCAGGGCGAGGACATGGAGCGCTACCAGGGCATCACCCAGATCGAGGGCGAGACCCTGGCCCTCTGCGCCGAGCAGTATTTCGCCCAGTCCGAACAGACCCCGACCCGCATCCGCCTGGCCGTCGGCCAGGTCGATACCGGCGAGGGCCCCACCTGGCGGGCCGGCGGCCTGATGATCCAGAACATCGCCTCCGACGACGCCCGCGGCTCGACCGAAGACGTCTGGACCCGCGCCGAGGCCCTGTTCCAGACCACCGGCGAGGACGAACTGGTCGATCCGACCCTGCCGTCCGAAACCCTGCTGTGGCGCCTGTTCAACGAGGACGGCGTGCGGGTCTTCGAACCCCATCCCCTGAAGGCCTTCTGCCGGTGTTCGGAAGGCCGCATCGCCACGGTGATCGAGAGCTTCTCCGACGAGGAGAAGGCCGAGATGGTCGAGGACGACGGCAAGATCCGGGTCACCTGCGAATACTGCAGCCGGGTCTATGCGATCGATCCTGACGTAGCGGAAACTCATCCTCACCCGTAG
- the apaG gene encoding Co2+/Mg2+ efflux protein ApaG gives MRPIRKRGTTDSPVYEARTRDVVVRVKASYEPAHSDPIENKYFWNYTVEIENHGVETVQLVSRRWVITDARNQREEIRGRGVVGEQPILRGREAFRYVSGCPLDTPSGLMSGAYQMLTDDGVAFEAAIPEFSLHLPGASKKLN, from the coding sequence ATGAGACCGATCAGGAAACGCGGAACCACCGACAGCCCGGTCTATGAAGCCCGCACCCGCGACGTCGTCGTCCGGGTGAAGGCCAGTTACGAGCCGGCGCACTCGGATCCGATCGAGAACAAGTATTTCTGGAACTACACCGTCGAGATCGAGAATCACGGCGTCGAGACGGTGCAGTTGGTGTCTCGCCGCTGGGTGATCACCGACGCGCGCAACCAGCGGGAAGAGATTCGCGGCCGCGGCGTCGTCGGCGAGCAGCCGATCCTGAGAGGCCGCGAGGCCTTCCGCTATGTCTCGGGATGCCCGCTGGATACGCCGTCCGGCCTGATGAGCGGCGCCTACCAGATGCTCACCGACGACGGCGTGGCCTTCGAGGCGGCGATCCCGGAGTTCTCGCTGCATCTGCCGGGGGCGTCGAAGAAGCTGAACTAG
- the metZ gene encoding O-succinylhomoserine sulfhydrylase, translating into MADDPKSWQPATKLIRGGLNRSAFGETSEPIYLTQSFVYESAGAADARFAGDDPGFVYSRYANPTTQMFEERLALLEGAEFCRAVASGMAAVHTALTGLLKAGDHLVAGRALFGSCNWIVTNWLPRFGVETTFVDATDLKAWEAAMRPNTKCVLVESPANPLLEITDIAAVCKIAHAAGAKVVVDNVFATPIFQKPLELGADIVVYSATKHIDGQGRVLGGAILGDFALMDEAYRDILRHTGPAISPFNAWVLLKGLETLDLRVRRQTETAAVLADVIADHPAACSVRYPGRADHPQSEVARAQMSGFSNLLAFDLGSREAAWRFLDGLNLVDISNNLGDAKSMATHPSTTTHRAMPEEKRLEIGLTEGFVRMSVGLEDVADLTKDIVQALDAA; encoded by the coding sequence ATGGCCGATGACCCCAAGAGCTGGCAGCCGGCCACCAAGCTGATCCGCGGCGGGCTGAACCGCAGCGCGTTCGGCGAGACCTCCGAGCCCATCTATCTGACCCAGAGCTTCGTCTACGAGAGCGCCGGGGCCGCCGACGCCCGATTCGCCGGAGACGATCCGGGCTTCGTCTACAGCCGCTACGCCAATCCCACGACCCAGATGTTCGAGGAGCGGTTGGCGCTCCTGGAAGGCGCCGAGTTCTGCCGCGCCGTGGCAAGCGGCATGGCCGCCGTCCACACCGCCCTCACCGGCCTGCTGAAGGCCGGAGATCACCTCGTGGCGGGCCGGGCGCTGTTCGGCAGCTGCAACTGGATCGTCACCAACTGGCTGCCCCGCTTCGGGGTCGAGACGACCTTCGTCGACGCGACGGACCTGAAGGCCTGGGAAGCGGCCATGCGGCCGAACACCAAATGCGTGCTGGTCGAGAGCCCGGCCAACCCGCTGCTGGAAATCACCGACATCGCGGCGGTCTGCAAGATCGCCCACGCCGCCGGGGCCAAGGTGGTGGTCGACAACGTCTTCGCCACGCCGATCTTCCAGAAGCCGCTGGAGCTGGGCGCCGACATCGTCGTCTATTCGGCCACCAAGCATATAGACGGCCAGGGCCGGGTGCTGGGCGGGGCCATCCTGGGCGACTTCGCCCTTATGGACGAAGCCTACCGCGACATCCTGCGCCACACCGGCCCGGCGATCAGCCCGTTCAACGCCTGGGTCCTGCTCAAGGGCCTGGAGACCCTGGACCTGCGGGTGCGGCGCCAGACCGAGACCGCCGCCGTGCTGGCCGATGTCATCGCCGATCACCCGGCTGCCTGCTCTGTACGCTATCCGGGCAGGGCCGATCACCCGCAATCTGAGGTCGCCAGGGCCCAGATGAGTGGTTTCAGCAACCTGCTGGCCTTCGACCTCGGTTCGCGTGAGGCGGCATGGCGATTCCTCGACGGGTTGAACCTCGTCGACATCAGCAACAATCTGGGTGATGCCAAGTCCATGGCGACCCATCCGTCCACCACCACCCATCGTGCGATGCCCGAGGAAAAGCGGCTCGAAATCGGGCTGACCGAAGGGTTTGTGCGCATGAGCGTGGGGCTGGAGGATGTGGCCGACCTGACGAAGGACATCGTTCAGGCGTTGGATGCTGCATGA
- a CDS encoding tetratricopeptide repeat protein, whose amino-acid sequence MSLTDAHGLPLTGASRAAADAWDRAVAAYNRYAGDPVGELDAAIADSPGFIMAHVLKGYMHLLGSNPRVARVGRRCLEVVAGLDGTAGERAHKAALAALVEGDIPAAARALEDAAIAEPRDIVALQIGQTLDFLLGDSRMLRDRIGRALPAWSRGMPGYHAMQGMLAFGLEETGAYGRAEAAGRLALEIEPRNGWARHAVAHVMEMQDRREEGIAFMRQDVPTWTEGSFFAVHNWWHTALFHLGLGDVDGALEAFDGPIFADRSDLAFDMVDAAGLLWRMHLMGADVGDRWTDLADLYVRQPHGAYAFDDAHAMMAFAATGRRDEADAVLAALEQAAAGQGDAAVVAREVGLPVARGIDAFGAGDYRASVALLRAVRSGAARFGGSHAQRDIIDLTLIEAARRGGDAALAEALTAERAIARG is encoded by the coding sequence ATGAGCCTCACCGACGCCCACGGTCTTCCCCTGACTGGCGCCAGCCGCGCCGCCGCCGACGCCTGGGACCGGGCGGTGGCGGCCTACAATCGCTATGCCGGCGATCCGGTCGGCGAACTGGACGCCGCCATCGCCGACAGCCCGGGCTTCATCATGGCCCATGTGCTCAAGGGCTACATGCACCTGCTGGGCTCCAACCCGCGCGTCGCTAGGGTCGGCCGCCGGTGCCTTGAGGTGGTGGCGGGACTGGACGGCACGGCCGGCGAGCGGGCCCACAAGGCGGCGCTGGCCGCCCTGGTCGAGGGTGACATCCCCGCCGCCGCCCGGGCTCTGGAAGACGCCGCCATCGCGGAGCCGCGCGACATCGTCGCCCTGCAGATCGGCCAGACACTCGACTTCCTGCTTGGCGACTCCCGCATGCTGCGCGACCGCATCGGCCGGGCGCTGCCGGCCTGGTCACGCGGCATGCCGGGCTATCACGCCATGCAGGGCATGCTGGCCTTCGGGCTGGAGGAGACCGGCGCCTACGGCCGGGCCGAGGCGGCCGGCCGCCTGGCCCTTGAGATCGAGCCGCGCAACGGCTGGGCCCGCCACGCCGTCGCCCACGTCATGGAGATGCAGGACCGGCGCGAGGAGGGCATCGCCTTCATGCGCCAGGATGTGCCGACCTGGACGGAAGGCAGCTTCTTCGCCGTCCACAACTGGTGGCATACGGCGCTGTTTCACCTCGGCCTCGGCGACGTCGATGGGGCGCTGGAGGCCTTCGACGGTCCGATCTTCGCCGACCGGTCCGACCTCGCCTTCGACATGGTCGACGCCGCCGGCCTGCTGTGGCGGATGCATCTGATGGGGGCCGACGTCGGTGACCGCTGGACCGATCTGGCCGACCTGTACGTCCGCCAGCCGCACGGGGCCTACGCCTTCGACGACGCCCACGCCATGATGGCCTTCGCCGCCACCGGCCGCCGCGACGAGGCCGACGCCGTGCTGGCCGCGCTGGAACAGGCGGCGGCCGGGCAGGGGGATGCGGCGGTGGTCGCCCGCGAGGTCGGCCTGCCGGTGGCGCGGGGCATCGACGCCTTCGGGGCCGGCGACTATCGGGCCAGCGTCGCGCTGCTGCGGGCCGTCCGCTCCGGCGCCGCCCGCTTCGGCGGCAGCCACGCCCAGCGCGACATCATCGACCTGACCCTGATCGAGGCCGCCCGGCGCGGCGGCGACGCGGCCCTGGCCGAGGCCCTGACCGCCGAGCGGGCCATCGCCCGGGGCTGA
- a CDS encoding IS5 family transposase (programmed frameshift), producing MEGEVLRDDQWARIEPFVPGGRKGKRGPRSNGRLFIDALLWMARSGARWKDLPERFGPVERAKKRYYRWVEKGVLDKIFAAVAADPDLEWVMLDATVIRAHAQAAGARPKKGGPDAQALGRSRGGFGTKIHAGVDALGLPIRLMLGPGQQNDVAPASDLIDGLAAQHLIADKAYDSHPLYAKVIEQGGDPVVPPRRNRLRKHSYDKDIYKERNRIERFFSRIKHCRRIATRYDKLAQTFMGFVKLACIMLWLK from the exons TTGGAAGGCGAGGTTCTGCGGGACGATCAGTGGGCTCGGATCGAGCCGTTTGTGCCAGGTGGGCGCAAGGGCAAGCGGGGCCCGCGCAGCAACGGGCGTCTGTTCATCGACGCCCTGTTGTGGATGGCCCGTTCGGGGGCCCGGTGGAAGGATCTGCCCGAGCGCTTTGGGCCCGTTGAACGAGCCAAGAAGCGATACTACCGGTGGGTCGAGAAGGGCGTGCTGGACAAGATCTTTGCGGCGGTGGCGGCGGACCCTGACCTGGAATGGGTGATGCTCGACGCCACGGTCATTCGGGCCCACGCCCAAGCCGCTGGAGCGCGGC CGAAAAAGGGGGGCCCGGACGCCCAGGCGCTTGGCCGTTCTCGCGGCGGATTCGGCACCAAAATCCACGCCGGCGTAGACGCCCTGGGTCTGCCGATCCGGCTGATGCTCGGCCCAGGACAGCAGAATGACGTGGCTCCGGCCAGCGATCTGATCGACGGACTGGCCGCCCAGCATCTCATCGCCGACAAGGCCTATGACTCCCACCCCCTCTACGCGAAGGTCATCGAGCAAGGTGGTGATCCGGTCGTGCCGCCGCGCCGCAATCGCCTGCGCAAGCACAGCTACGACAAGGACATCTATAAAGAGCGCAACCGCATCGAGCGCTTCTTCAGCCGCATCAAGCACTGCCGGCGCATCGCCACCCGCTACGACAAGCTCGCCCAAACCTTCATGGGCTTCGTAAAGCTCGCCTGCATCATGCTCTGGCTCAAATGA
- a CDS encoding 2'-deoxycytidine 5'-triphosphate deaminase, with product MTETPSAGILPCQSIEDLVAQGAITSLTPFDADQVQPASLDLRLGLRVWRVRASFLPGRRKVSERLPDVAMHELDLTRGGAVLERGCVYIAEIQETLALPPGISARGNPKSSSGRVDVFVRLLTDHGHAFDDVVEGYHGPLYLEIAPQTFSVLVRPGTRLNQLRLKRGKPQILETRSVGVDLSSGMAGFRGRRHAGVIDLDHEDGHDPRDFWEPLEPRKGELLLDPNEFYILASKDDIEIPVLQAAEMTPIDPAVGEFRVHYAGFFDPGFGTAETDSVGSKGVLEVRSHETPFLLEDGQTVARLVYEPLTARPTRLYGEDGSHYLRQGLKLSKHFKVWK from the coding sequence ATGACAGAAACACCGTCCGCGGGGATTCTTCCCTGCCAATCCATCGAGGATCTGGTCGCGCAAGGCGCCATCACCTCGCTTACCCCGTTCGATGCCGACCAGGTCCAGCCGGCCAGTCTCGACCTGCGCCTGGGCCTGCGGGTCTGGCGCGTGCGCGCCTCCTTCCTGCCCGGCCGCCGAAAGGTTTCCGAGCGGCTGCCCGACGTCGCCATGCATGAGCTCGACCTGACGCGCGGCGGGGCCGTGCTGGAGCGCGGCTGTGTCTACATCGCCGAAATCCAGGAAACGCTGGCCCTGCCGCCCGGCATCTCGGCGCGCGGCAATCCCAAGAGTTCTTCCGGCCGGGTCGATGTTTTCGTCCGCTTGTTGACCGACCATGGCCACGCCTTCGATGACGTGGTCGAGGGCTATCACGGCCCGCTCTACCTGGAGATCGCGCCGCAGACCTTCTCGGTCCTCGTCCGTCCGGGCACCCGCCTCAACCAGCTGCGCCTCAAGCGCGGCAAGCCGCAGATCCTTGAGACCCGCAGCGTCGGCGTCGATCTGTCGTCCGGCATGGCCGGCTTCCGCGGTCGCCGCCACGCCGGGGTCATTGACCTCGACCATGAGGACGGTCACGACCCGCGCGACTTCTGGGAGCCGCTGGAGCCGCGCAAGGGCGAGCTGCTGCTTGACCCCAATGAATTCTACATCCTGGCCTCCAAGGACGACATCGAGATCCCCGTCCTGCAGGCCGCCGAGATGACCCCCATCGACCCGGCGGTCGGCGAGTTCCGCGTCCATTATGCGGGCTTCTTCGACCCCGGCTTCGGCACCGCGGAGACCGACTCGGTCGGCTCCAAGGGCGTGCTGGAGGTGCGCAGCCACGAGACCCCCTTCCTGCTGGAAGACGGCCAGACCGTCGCCCGCCTGGTCTACGAGCCGCTCACCGCCCGCCCGACCCGCCTCTACGGCGAGGACGGCTCGCACTACCTGCGCCAGGGGCTGAAGCTGTCAAAGCACTTCAAGGTCTGGAAATAG
- a CDS encoding helix-turn-helix transcriptional regulator → MKNRLKVLRAERDWSQADLADRLEVSRQTINAIETGKYDPSLPLAFKIGRLFEQPIETIFDDGASQ, encoded by the coding sequence GTGAAGAACCGCCTGAAAGTCCTGCGCGCCGAGCGCGACTGGAGCCAGGCTGACCTCGCCGACCGGCTGGAGGTCTCGCGCCAGACCATCAACGCCATCGAGACCGGCAAGTACGATCCCAGCCTGCCGCTGGCCTTCAAGATCGGCCGCCTCTTCGAGCAACCCATCGAAACCATCTTCGACGACGGAGCGTCACAATGA
- a CDS encoding alpha/beta hydrolase, protein MLLKTMRLLTVILAFLAPGLAHAAQPTRFTVEVRGKGPDVILIPGLASSRAVWEPTAKALEGRYRLHIVQVNGFAGSPAGANAQGPIVDGMVEELAAYVADNKLDRPAVIGHSMGGFTGLALARRHPESLGRLMVVDAFPFFSILIQAKDAAAAEPVAARTRANFATLSDEDLLKVQTRTMKTLVKNEQGQKDAVAWSMASDRQVVGQVTYEVMTSDLRGELAAITTPVTVLYAKDASMGFVGAIIGGVYKDNYAALKGVKVIEIDNSLHFIMLDQPEAFLGEVETFLK, encoded by the coding sequence ATGCTGCTCAAGACCATGCGCCTGCTCACCGTCATCCTGGCCTTCCTGGCCCCCGGTTTGGCCCATGCCGCCCAGCCGACCCGCTTCACTGTCGAGGTGCGCGGCAAGGGGCCGGATGTCATCCTGATCCCCGGGCTGGCCTCAAGCCGCGCTGTCTGGGAGCCGACAGCAAAGGCTCTCGAGGGACGCTATAGGCTGCACATCGTTCAGGTGAACGGCTTTGCCGGCAGTCCGGCCGGGGCCAACGCCCAGGGGCCGATTGTCGATGGCATGGTCGAGGAACTGGCGGCCTATGTCGCGGACAACAAGCTCGACCGTCCGGCCGTCATCGGCCATTCGATGGGCGGCTTCACCGGCCTGGCTCTGGCTCGCCGCCATCCCGAAAGCCTCGGCCGGCTGATGGTCGTCGACGCCTTTCCCTTCTTCAGCATCCTGATCCAGGCCAAGGACGCCGCCGCCGCTGAGCCGGTCGCGGCCCGGACCCGCGCCAACTTCGCGACCCTGAGCGACGAGGATCTGCTGAAGGTCCAGACCCGCACCATGAAGACGCTGGTCAAGAATGAGCAGGGCCAGAAGGACGCCGTCGCCTGGTCGATGGCCAGCGACCGCCAGGTGGTCGGCCAGGTGACCTATGAGGTGATGACCTCGGACCTGCGCGGCGAACTGGCCGCCATCACCACCCCGGTCACCGTGCTCTACGCCAAGGACGCCAGCATGGGGTTCGTCGGCGCCATCATCGGCGGCGTCTACAAGGACAACTACGCCGCCCTGAAGGGGGTCAAGGTCATCGAGATCGACAATTCCCTGCACTTCATCATGCTCGATCAACCCGAGGCTTTCCTCGGCGAAGTCGAGACCTTCCTGAAATAA